Below is a genomic region from Vanessa atalanta chromosome W, ilVanAtal1.2, whole genome shotgun sequence.
AAAAACTTGAAGATATGCAACGAGAAAATCGGAAAACGAATATAGAGATTAAAAATGTGCCGAAAACAACTAAGGAAACCAATGAAGACCTAATTAATATGGTGCTTAGCTTGTCTAAAACTATTAACTGTAATCTTTCAAAAACTGATTTAAGGGATGTATATAGAGTGAAGGGAAGAAAAGAAGGAATAAATAATACGCCTATCATTGTCGAGACTTCTTCTACTATGCTAAAAACTGCCTTTCTTGCAAAATGCAAAACTTTCAATATTAAGAACAAAGAAAAGCTCCGAGTCAAACATATGGGTTTAACCGGGAACGATGATACCCCAATCTACGTCTCCGAACAATTAACACCCAAGGCGGCTCGCTTATTCTTCATTGCTCGAGAACTAACCAAATCCAAGGCTTATAGATTTTGCTGGACGGGCTACGGACGTGTGTATATTCGAAAAACCGAAAACTCGCCtgttatattgattaaaaatgaacTTCAAGTACAAAGCTTAATGCAAAAAGATTGACTActtatagtttttaatgttttcataattagttatcttaatatacttttctgtaaatttttgttcgtaaacaaaatgtgtattataatatcattttcaataattactacACActactttacattacatttactacACACTATTTACAATTATTCTCGTACTCaaatataccttattattaattcattacttacatttacaaataatcaCTACTTAATGTACACacgtttaacaaaaataaaagtcatatttataattggatttaatattttttacacaaatattttacacaatcaattattatttatatacatagatacttatagcaacgtatttttaaaattacttgttaCTGTTTATGGATAACATTCTCAATATAGAAGAAGAATTAGAATCCATAAATATAGCGCGATCAACTGTATGTAATCCAGAGGATTGTAAccagttcttaattaataacaatattttagtagaTAGACATATTAGTATCATTACTCAGAACATACGtagtatatacaaaaatattaatgatttcgaAACTCTTTTGTCATTGTTACAATTCGattgtgatattttaatacttacggAGTGTAGGATATCGTCACAAAAACATATACCTACAATTGATCATTACGACTTGTATAGtagtaaattcaatattaatcaaaatggcGGTGTTGTTGTGTATATTAAAACAGgtttcgaaatattaaaatagaagaaATTTCTCTTGTTAATGCCACTTGCATGTCCATTACGATTGATGATGACACAGTTATTTTAGGTGTTTATCGTTCACCTTCTTTTGTCAATGCAGATGAATTTGTTGATTCTTTAGGCAAATTGTTACACTCTATTAAGCATTATGGAAATGTTATAATAACTGgtgatataaacattaatatatcagCGAATAGTTCTGACAGAAATAGACATAACTATCTAAATGTACTTGCTGAATACGGAATCTTACCGGCTCATACATACCCCACTAGAGAAGTAAGTTGTATTGACCACGCTATGATACGAGCATATAAAAAAGTCGCTGTAATGGTATTAAACACATCCGTAACTGATCATCTGAGTGTGGTTATATGCCTAACATCAATGCctacgattaaaaataattgtgctAGATTCGTTTCAAACTTAAATGTCGATGCAGCCTTGAAACAACTAGAAAATTGTAATATGTCTCCATTACTTTCTTTATTTAACCTTAATGAAGTTGCtgataagttattaaattaacttactacagttattcaaaataatacaattactaCTAAAATTCCtagaaataaaagaattataaaactatGGATAACTCCTGGATTACTTAAATGTATTAAGAACagaaataaaatgcaatataaacttaaaaagaaCCTAAATGATAATGTACTACAAATAACTTACAAACGCTACAGAATTTTTTGTAATGATctgttaaaaaaagtaaaacgtaaCTTTGAGCGCGCGCaacttaaaaaatctattagaAATCCAAAGGAAAtgtggaaaaatattaaatccattgcttacataaactaaaaaaaatcaagccTGTAcagaactattaaaaataaagcctTTAATTAGTGAATCATTAGAAAGTATTAATGACTACTTTTCAAAAATTGGTAAAAACTTAGctgaagatataataaataagcaatCCACCAGAACATACAACGATGTTACTTATAGGTTTCCAGCATCTAGTAGTTTACCGAGTTCTTTCGGTTTAGTTCATACTGATGAGTCCGAAGTAGAATCtatacttttgaatttaaagAATAGCTGTGCTACTGGATGGGATAACATACCcactaattttattaagctTGCTAAGCATATTCTTGTCCCAATTATAACACATCTTTGTAACACCTGTTTTGATAAGGGCATCTTCCCAGATATTTTTAAGTTAGCTGTGATACATCCTATTCACAAGAGTGGGAGCAGAGACGTGATTGGAAATTTTAGACCAATATCAATATTGCCAACACTATCTAAAATTCttgaaaagttaattaataaaaggctAATCAAATACTTAGAACATCACAATATACTTTCCGATTCGCAATATGGCTTCCGGACTAAAATTTGTACCGAAGATGCGGTCATAGATCTTTCGAACGAAGTAGTGAGAATACTTGACAACGGCCAGAAATGTTTAGGCATATTTCTGGACTTGGCCAAGGCGTTTGATACCGTCTCTGTTCCTATTCTCCTGAATAAGCTTGAAAAAATTGGAATACGAGGTACACCACTTTCACTTTTTGaaagttacttaaaatatagaaaacagcgtgttaaaattgaaaataactatAGCCAAGATGCACTAATTACATATGGTGTACCACAGGGCAGTGTCCTTGGGCCGaccctatttttaatatatattaacgatTTATCAatgctaaaaattaataattgtaaaatctaCTCTTATGCAGATGACACAGCCTTGATCTTTAATGGTAACTCCTGggaagaaacaaaattatttgctGAGAAAGGTCTAAACATAATAACCCATTGGTTAAATCAACATCTATTAACTTTAAATGTGACTAAAACTAAGTACCTAACTTTTACGATTAGAAAACCATCCCAACCCCCACAAAACTTTCAAGTAAAATGCCATACATCCATATATTAATAACTGTAGTTGTCTAGATATCGAAAGAGtaacagaatataaatatttaggtgtTATAATTGATCAACATCTCAATTGGTATAaacaaatagataatttaataaaaaggacAAGAAATCTAATTTGGGTTTTTAAAAAACTCCGTCACGTTCTACAACCCGATCTGTTAAAATCAGTATACTTGGCTCTCCGACAGTCAATTCTTACGTATTGTATCCCGGTCTGGGGAGGTACCTGCAAAACCCAAATTATTCACTTAGAAAGAGCCCACAGatcattattaaaagtaatgttttttaaaacgtaTGGATGCGCAACATATAATCTATATTCAACAACCAAAACATTAACAATCAGACAACTTTACGTTCTACAAACGGTGTTAAGAGTTCATAAgtcaataacatataataaaccAGACAAAAATAGAAGACGAAATCATGcagtaattaattaacaacattgCAACACACAATTTGCAAACAGACAATACAACAAACAGTCTTCcttcctttataataaaataaataggattattaaactcaaactcaaactcaaattcctttattcaatatagaagtattacactttcttattgattgtcaagttaaacactaccaccggttcggaaaagaaaacaccctgacctgagaagaaccggcgaaagaaactcagcgggactttttttttttttttacgtcaaattaattatatacataattatatatgagtagaaacagccaggaggcgatcgtttcattcccaaggtgtgctatcaaacataaactcactaattgtatagtaacctttcgcacacaagcgttccttaacaatttttttaaatttcgcaacagaagcattatgaacgctttctgggatcctgttgtagaagcgtatacattgccccacaaaagagttactgactctatgcagtcgagtaacaggagtaacaagattgtgtttgttccttgtaccaacgttatgagaatcacattttctcataaaaacattaatatttttccgtacatacaaaacattacagaatatatattgagaagcaacagtcaatatcttaatttctttaaatttatacctcaaagattccttggctcccaggttatagattgcgcgaatagccctcttctgcagcacaaatatagtatggatagcggctgcgttaccccaaagcataataccgtacgacattatactgtgaaagtaactgaaataaactaggcgagccgtatcaacatcggtaaataatctaatttttttgaccgcaaatgccgcagaactcagtctacccgccaatccgtttatatgggggagccactgtaatttggcatcaagagtaaggccaagaaattcagttgtttcaactggatccatcgattccccattgataagtacatcgggttttacattttgcacgtttggtgtgctaaattttacaattttagtttttttattattcagcctaagattatttacgctaaaccagtgtactatatcagacatagcattgtttacatcgtcatactgtacctgtttcctattaattttaaaaaccaaagaggtatcatcagcaaacaatactatatcatgtttgttcccaacaagaaagggcaagtcattaatatatatgaggaatagaaaaggtccaagaattaatccttgtgggacccccataccaactgaGCCCCAGGGaaccttgtccctttaacgtcaaccctctgaattctattgttaagataagaagtcagaaggtcgagtgcacattctctaattccatagtgatatagtttcctgaccagagtttcatgttgaacacaatcaaaggctttggataagtcgcagaaaatccctaaggcatcctgcgacctctcccaggcttcatagatatttcttattagttcgatacctgcgtcggtagtcgagcgacccctcgtaaatccaaattgttttctatgaagcagattgtatctattgaaatatgctaataattgatttaaaataattttttcaaatattttgctgagggttggtagtatcgagattggcctatagttgttaggatctgaagagctaccagatttaaatattggaatgactttactatgtttcatcaggtcaggaaatacaccacgttgaacacaatcattgaatattattgcaagataaggtgcaattagatcaataattgaattaatcacctttacagaaataccccatagatcagcagttttcttaatgtctaatgacctaaatgtacaaattatgtcattggtgtttacaggggtaaaattaaattttgatttgcattcacgtacattttctttcattaatgattcggcaactgctggagaagaaataagtaacttagttgtagaaactggtatgtcagcaaaaaattgttcaaaaactgaagcaacttcccgttcactatttatgactttattattataatttaagttcaattcggagctgcgactgccacctctaccagtttcacaattaataattttccaagtcatttttattttgtcatgtgcattcttaattctattttttatagttaaagactttgccaaaaaggacacttttctaaataattttgaatagttacttacatagttggcaaaagtggcactgtgattgtacgtcctttcattgtaaagctcgtacattcgttgcctacttttatgaCCTTCAATATCATCAGTGTAAACAAACATTAACTAATTGGCTTTATACTTTAGACTATCATGCTACTGAAGAATTGTTAACTGTACAAACGTAAGaaacattcatattaaataaataaaaaataaaaaaaagtaaatagatataaaaaaaaaaaaaaaattataataattatataatacacacccacacacacacacacacacacacacacacacacacacacacacacacacacacccgcacacacacacacacacacacacacacacacacacacacacacatatgtaaaatgtaaaatgttttccatttccattttttattttaaaaataagttaaatatttattagtttataattgtatgtttcgatatatgtatatccagGAGGAGGAGCGGGTATTTTGAGATACAGGTCTAACCTACTTCAAAATTCCTGTTGCTAACTATTGCTGTACAAActgatttaaacaataaatatttttattttttttatttttactatatttaataaatgtgtccttagtggcgtgtttcctgacctcatgaaacatagtagagtattaccaatatttaaatcaggtagtacatcagaccccaacaactataggcccatctctgtactaccaactcttagcaagatctttgaaaagttattactaaatcaaatgctagtacattttaacaataacaagttgctacacaagaaacaatttggatttacaaggggtcgctcgacaactgacgctggtgttgagctcgttaaaaatatttacagggcctgggaggagtcacaggatgccttagggatattttgtgatttatctaaggcctttgattgtgtgcaacacgaaactttggtcaggaagctacgtcattatggaattagggacactgcactcagtcttctgatttcgtatctgagcaatcgcattcagagggttgatgtaaatggaaagagatctcccgggtctccagttactgtgggggtccctcaaggatcaattcttggaccatttctcttccttgtttatataaatgacctgccacatctcctaggtgataaactcg
It encodes:
- the LOC125075666 gene encoding uncharacterized protein LOC125075666, which encodes MKAMIKSLMAAQENEFKKITPTLMEIKQTNSNIESSISFLAAQNEELKLKVDKLERENKKDKEYITLLEEKLEDMQRENRKTNIEIKNVPKTTKETNEDLINMVLSLSKTINCNLSKTDLRDVYRVKGRKEGINNTPIIVETSSTMLKTAFLAKCKTFNIKNKEKLRVKHMGLTGNDDTPIYVSEQLTPKAARLFFIARELTKSKAYRFCWTGYGRVYIRKTENSPVILIKNELQVQSLMQKD